The following nucleotide sequence is from Lacinutrix sp. Hel_I_90.
TTGGTGCAGGGTTAAAAGCATAAGGTTCGCATATGAGTGCTTTAAGAGCTAATCGCTCAAAATAGAAGGGAAGCGATTGTTTAATCAATAAAGTGCCCAGACCTTTTTTTCGGTTTTCAGAATGCCATAAATGTAAGTGCATTGTGGCTTGTTGGCCATAGACTAACGGACTGACGTTAGAGTGACCAATGGCTGTTTTATTGAGTTCCCAAATGAGCGCGTAAGCTGTTTTTTGAGTGATTGGTGTCTCTATTTGTTTGCTTAGCATTTGAGTTAGATCACTCCGCTTGGGGAGTTTGTTTAGGTCTACGCCCATACCAACTAAGAAATCGGGGTCAGACTCTAACCAATACTTAGCAATCAAATCAATGTCTTTTAATTCAATTTCTCTAATGGTTATTTGGCTGGTTTTAGACATGATATGTATGTACTTATAGACTGTGCTATAAATACAAGCTATTTTTTAGTGTTCTAAACGAGCGAATGTTTCAAGAGCATTACTGTAACTCAATCTTATCAATGAGCAATTCAAAAGCTTCTTCTTTTTTATTGCCAATTAAAAAGGCCAACTCGTCAATAGTATCTTTATCAAAATTAGGGTAGTCTAATGTTCTTCCTCTAAAGGCAGGGTATAGGTCTTTTAAATCAATAGTAATCGTTTCCCAGGTACCAGAGGTTTCAAAAGAGGTAATATACGAGTAACGTTTTCGGCTGTCTGCTTTAACTCTAAACTGATACGGTTTACCATCACCTTTTAGCCGAATACAAACTTTGGTGTAATTAGTAACATTTATCGCTTTCGTATCATAACGCACAGAAGAAAAACCACCGTTATTTTCCAGAGAGATTTTACCCCTAAAGATCGCGTGACCGTCTTCATTTATAGAAAAATATCCGTTTGACCGTCCGCCCATAACCACATCATCAACAATGCGCCAGTTAGAAAGGTCTGAATCTTTTGTAAAGTCAAAAATAGTAGTTGTTGCCATAGTTGTTATGATTAATAGGAGTAGAGCTAATGCTTTCATAATTTATCTGGTCATTCCTGTGAAGAAGGGAAACCTTGTTTCTTTTTATCAAATTTAAGGCTAATAACTAGGTAGTTATCTCAATAAAAAGTTAAAATCATCTTATGTTATCTACAATTCTTACAACCTGCTTACTCGTCTTAGTGGGCAACTGCAAACTGAATACAGAGACTTTCAACTCGTTTTTTATCCGTGAATGGTTTCGCTTTTTCCATAGCTTTTAATCAGTTCACCTTCAAAAGCAACCAATTCTTGCCAACGTTTATCGACATCAATTCCTTTTCCGTATTTCCGGGCAAAGGTGATAAAGGTGGTGTAATGACCTGCTTCACTTATCATTAAATCATGATAAAATTGTGCTAATTCTGGATCTTTAATACGCTGTGATAAAAGTTTGAAACGTTCACAACTACGGGCTTCTATCATAGCAGAAAACAATAAACGATCTACAAAACTTTGGAGTCTGCTGCCGCCTTTATTCATAAACTTATACAATTGATTTACGTAGTGGTCTTTGCGTTCACGGCCTAAAGTATAACCTCGGGCTTTGATAATCTCATGCACCATCTGGAAATGTTCTAGTTCTTCTTGAGCCAATTTTAGTAACTCTGTTACTAGCTCTTCATGTTCACTATTATTTGTAATTATAGTAATGGCATTAGTAGCTGCTTTTTGCTCACACCAGGCATGATCCGTCAGGATTTCTTCAATATTAGATTCTACAATAGTTACCCAGCGTGGATCCGTTTCTAGTTTAAGATGTAACATACTCATGAGTATAGACTTTTATTATTTGACAAAGATAATTATAATGGACGGGTTATGTCTTTCCAACATTTAAAAGATGCCGTATTATAGCTTGTATAATGCTTTTAATTGCTCATAAACACGACCTGCGCTAGTGATTGCGCCTTCCATCTTACCTGGGAATACAGAACAGGTTTCAGCGCCAGCAATAAACAGCCTATTGTTTAATTGTGTTTTTTGATATAATGGGTGTCCGTTATTCGTTTGTGGCATTAAGGTCTTATCACTTTCTATGGTGGTGTATTTTTCAGCCTTCCAAACACATTCTTCATAGCATTCAAAATCTAAAGCAATATCACCATAATAGCCTTGTAATTGTTTTATTGCTATTGCTTTTCGTTCTGCTTTAGTGTGTTTAAAAAAAGAGGCGTTCATGAAACCACTTAAGGCCTGTAAGTTGCCATCTGCATTAGAATGGTCGTAAAATTCGTTAATGGGACCGACATTGCTGTAAATTGTACTGCTAGAGTCTTTGGTTTGCCAAAAGGCGGTTTTATACGTAAAACCTATTCGAATAGCATCATGCATCCAGGTATGTGTATTTAATAGTAGTTCTTGAATGTCGTTTGGTAAAGCGGGTACTGTTCTTATACGTTTAGAAAAGAGCAATGGTGGTATTGTAGAGACCACATGATTACAATGGTATTTCGCATTAGTTGTACTTGCTTCTAGACCATCAGCCACTAGTTTAATTGTTTGGATGTTTTGATTGTACTGAACGGTATTTTCTGAAAGCCGTTCTGCTAAAGCCCCAATAATAGCGTAAGTCCCCCCTTTAACACGATAGCTTACTGAATTATTTAAGGGTAGTTGTACAAGTTGAGGTGCTTGCGAAGCGGTAGGGTGATAAATGGCTGTCGTGCCATATTGTTGTTCAAAAACAGGAACGTCGAGTGCTTTTAATAGAGATAAAGCAGAAACTTGTTGATCAATAAGCCAGGTGGCTCCTAACTCAATAGGCGCTTGATTTGTATTGTATTGTGTTTTAATACGGCCGCCAAGTATAGTACGTGCTTCAACAATAGTAACAGAGAGATTACTATTTTTAAGGTAGTAGGCGAGTGTGAGACCAGTTAAGCCAGCACCAATAATGAGAACGTCTGTTTTAATTGTTTTCATAGCTTATGAAATATAATTCCATATATTTTTATACTTACTCATTTGCCTGTAAGTCTCTATAACAACTGCGTTTTCAGGATGGCCTAGAGAGGGGTCTTTTTCTAAAAGCTTTTTCGCATGGTCACGTGCGAGTTTTAAAATATCGTTATCTTTTATGATATCTGCAATCCGAAGATTTAACACACCACTTTGCTGAGTACCCATAATATCGCCAGGACCTCGTAAACGCAAATCGACTTCAGCAATTTCAAAACCATCGTTGGTACGCACCATCGTTTGCAAGCGCGTTTTACTGTTTTCAGAGAGTTTATGACTCGTCATTAAAATACAGTAACTCTGTTCTGCACCGCGACCAACACGACCTCTTAATTGATGGAGTTGTGATAAGCCAAAACGTTCTGCACTTTCAATAATCATTACCGAGGCATTGGGAACATTTACACCAACCTCAATGACCGTAGTGGCGACCATAATTTGTGTTTCGCCTTTTATAAAGCGTTGCATTTCAAACTCTTTATCTGCAGGTTTCATTTTGCCATGAACAATAGAAATTTGATACTCTGGCATTGGAAACTCTCTAGAGATACTTTCGTAGCCATCCATTAAATCTTTGTAGTCCATTTGCGCACTTTCCTGTATTAGAGGATAGACCATATAAACCTGCCTTTTTTTAGCAATCTCATCGCGAATAAAGCGGAACACTTTAAGACGATTGGAGTCGTAACGATGTACCGTTTTTATGGCCTTTCTACCTGGTGGTAATTCGTCAATAATAGAGATGTCTAAATCACCATAAACAGACATGGCTAAGGTACGCGGAATGGGGGTCGCGGTCATGACCAAAACGTGAGGCGGTAAGCTGTTTTTTTTCCATAGTTTAGACCGTTGTTTCACACCAAAACGGTGTTGCTCATCGATAATTGCCAATCCTAAATTCTTAAACTTTACCTTATCCTCTATGAGTGCATGCGTGCCTATTAAGATGTCTAACTCTCCGTTTTCAAGCATGTCGTGAATCTTACGACGTTCTGAGGTTTTACTAGAGCCCGTGAGGAGTTTAATAGTGATGTTGAGATTGCTACACAGTTCTTTTAATCCGTTATAGTGTTGGATTGATAAGATTTCCGTTGGTGCCATTAAA
It contains:
- a CDS encoding FAD-dependent oxidoreductase — encoded protein: MKTIKTDVLIIGAGLTGLTLAYYLKNSNLSVTIVEARTILGGRIKTQYNTNQAPIELGATWLIDQQVSALSLLKALDVPVFEQQYGTTAIYHPTASQAPQLVQLPLNNSVSYRVKGGTYAIIGALAERLSENTVQYNQNIQTIKLVADGLEASTTNAKYHCNHVVSTIPPLLFSKRIRTVPALPNDIQELLLNTHTWMHDAIRIGFTYKTAFWQTKDSSSTIYSNVGPINEFYDHSNADGNLQALSGFMNASFFKHTKAERKAIAIKQLQGYYGDIALDFECYEECVWKAEKYTTIESDKTLMPQTNNGHPLYQKTQLNNRLFIAGAETCSVFPGKMEGAITSAGRVYEQLKALYKL
- a CDS encoding tRNA-(ms[2]io[6]A)-hydroxylase; amino-acid sequence: MLHLKLETDPRWVTIVESNIEEILTDHAWCEQKAATNAITIITNNSEHEELVTELLKLAQEELEHFQMVHEIIKARGYTLGRERKDHYVNQLYKFMNKGGSRLQSFVDRLLFSAMIEARSCERFKLLSQRIKDPELAQFYHDLMISEAGHYTTFITFARKYGKGIDVDKRWQELVAFEGELIKSYGKSETIHG
- a CDS encoding GNAT family N-acetyltransferase gives rise to the protein MSKTSQITIREIELKDIDLIAKYWLESDPDFLVGMGVDLNKLPKRSDLTQMLSKQIETPITQKTAYALIWELNKTAIGHSNVSPLVYGQQATMHLHLWHSENRKKGLGTLLIKQSLPFYFERLALKALICEPYAFNPAPNKTLEKVGFTFIKKYKTIPGPLNSEQEVNRWELTREQYDAIYA
- a CDS encoding CIA30 family protein, which produces MKALALLLLIITTMATTTIFDFTKDSDLSNWRIVDDVVMGGRSNGYFSINEDGHAIFRGKISLENNGGFSSVRYDTKAINVTNYTKVCIRLKGDGKPYQFRVKADSRKRYSYITSFETSGTWETITIDLKDLYPAFRGRTLDYPNFDKDTIDELAFLIGNKKEEAFELLIDKIELQ
- the recG gene encoding ATP-dependent DNA helicase RecG, yielding MATNLQTPIDYLKGVGPNRADLLRKELGIHTYQDLINLFPNRYLDRTQYYKINQLNTNTAEVQVIGKITGFKEVAQKKGKRLVANFQDETGTMELVWFRGQKWIKEGLKVNIPYVIFGKVNVFGGKFNMAHPDTELLVEHEQNLRSSLQAIYPSTEKLSNKGITNRVMAKIMQNLFLETGGKFAETLPENMREELKLVSKSKALFNIHFPLDSESLFKAEFRLKFEELFYIQLQLILKNLIHKSKIKGFPFEKVGSYFNTFFKEHLPFELTNAQKRVLKEIRQDLGNNAQMNRLLQGDVGSGKTIVALMSMLIALDNGFQACLMAPTEILSIQHYNGLKELCSNLNITIKLLTGSSKTSERRKIHDMLENGELDILIGTHALIEDKVKFKNLGLAIIDEQHRFGVKQRSKLWKKNSLPPHVLVMTATPIPRTLAMSVYGDLDISIIDELPPGRKAIKTVHRYDSNRLKVFRFIRDEIAKKRQVYMVYPLIQESAQMDYKDLMDGYESISREFPMPEYQISIVHGKMKPADKEFEMQRFIKGETQIMVATTVIEVGVNVPNASVMIIESAERFGLSQLHQLRGRVGRGAEQSYCILMTSHKLSENSKTRLQTMVRTNDGFEIAEVDLRLRGPGDIMGTQQSGVLNLRIADIIKDNDILKLARDHAKKLLEKDPSLGHPENAVVIETYRQMSKYKNIWNYIS